TGGGCACGGGGCAGGCTCGGCCTGCGGCAAGGCCCTGGGAGCCCTTCCCGCCACCACCGTGGGCTACGAACGGCGCTACGCCTGGTGGGCAGAGTACCTGGAAAAGGGCGACGAGGAAGGGTTTGTCAAGGCCCTTTTGGAGGGCCAGCCCGAGGCCCCCACTTACTTCAAGGAGATGAAGCGGCTGAACCGGGATGGCATGCCCATCCTGGGGGGTGTCCCTCACCCTGGCCGGCTCACCAAGGCCCAGTTTGACCGGTACCTGCGGGAGGGCGCCATCCTGGTGGACACCCGGGACAAGTTCGCCTTTGCCGGTGGGCACATGCCCGGGGCCATTAACATCCCTGCGGGGAAGAACTTCTCCACCTGGGCGGGGTGGCTTTTACCCTACGACCGGCCCCTTGTTCTCCTGGCCCACCCTTCCGAGGTGGAGGCCCTGACCCGGGCCCTGATCCGCATCGGCTTGGACGAGGTGGTGGGGTACATCCCGGGCCTCGAGGGCTACGCCGACGGGGAACTGGAAACCGTGCCCCAGATTACCGCCAAGGGGGCCCATGCCCTTTGGCAAAAGGGCGAGGCGGTGATCCTGGACGTGCGGGGCCGGGACGAATACCTGGCCGGGCACATCCCCGGGGCCCTCAACATCCATGCGGGCCGCATCTTGGCTCACCTGGATAAACTCCCCAAGGATAAGCCCCTCATCGTTCACTGTGTGGGCGGGGACCGCTCCAGCACCGCCATCAGCGCCCTCCTATCCCATGGCTTTAAGAACGCCCTCAACCTCACCGGGGGGATCAAGGCCTGGCAAGAGGCGGGCCTCCCCGTGGTGAAGGGGGAGGAACTGGTGGAGGCCTGAATGGCATAGCTGGGGTTATGCCCCAGCATCTATGGAGGAAATCCATGTACGAAGCCCAAGTTAAGGACCTAAGCCCGGAAGAGGCCAAAAAGCTCTACGACCAAGGCGTCCCCTTTATTGACGTGCGGGAGGTGGAGGAGTACGCCCAGGCCCGGATCCCTGGGGCGGGCCTCCTCCCCCTTTCCGAGTTCATGGCCCGTTACGGGGAGATCCCCAAGGACCGGCCCGTGGTCCTCTACTGCCGCACGGGCAACCGCTCTTGGCAGGCAGCCGCCTGGCTTTCCGCCCAGGGTTACCGCCACATCTACAACCTGGAAGGGGGCATCGTGCGGTGGTACCGCTCAGGGCTTCCCGTGGACACCGCCCCGGTGGAGGTGGGCTACGCGGCCACGCCGTACCAGGAGGTGGGCCCCCACGAGGCGGAAAAGCTCCTCGGAGAAGCCCTGGTGGTGGACGTCCGGGAACCTTGGGAGTATGCGGAAGGGCACGTGCCGGGGGCCATCAACATCCCCCTTTCCTCCTTGCCGCAAAGGCTTCCCGAGCTTCCCAAGGACCGGCCCATCCTCTTGGTCTGCAACTCCGGCAACCGCTCGGGGGTGGCGGCGGACTTCCTGGTGG
The genomic region above belongs to Thermus caldifontis and contains:
- a CDS encoding MBL fold metallo-hydrolase, producing MVFRQIYEEGLAQMSYFLGCAATGEALVVDPKRDIDTYLEMAQSLGMRIVAVAETHIHADYLSGARELAKATGATLYLSDEGDENWKYQGLDGLSYVLLKDGDEFGVGNIRVKAVHTPGHTPEHISFLVADGAVTEEPLLFLTGDFVFVGDIGRPDLLEEAAGIKGTALPGARRMFRSLREKFLTLPDHVQVWPGHGAGSACGKALGALPATTVGYERRYAWWAEYLEKGDEEGFVKALLEGQPEAPTYFKEMKRLNRDGMPILGGVPHPGRLTKAQFDRYLREGAILVDTRDKFAFAGGHMPGAINIPAGKNFSTWAGWLLPYDRPLVLLAHPSEVEALTRALIRIGLDEVVGYIPGLEGYADGELETVPQITAKGAHALWQKGEAVILDVRGRDEYLAGHIPGALNIHAGRILAHLDKLPKDKPLIVHCVGGDRSSTAISALLSHGFKNALNLTGGIKAWQEAGLPVVKGEELVEA
- a CDS encoding rhodanese-like domain-containing protein → MYEAQVKDLSPEEAKKLYDQGVPFIDVREVEEYAQARIPGAGLLPLSEFMARYGEIPKDRPVVLYCRTGNRSWQAAAWLSAQGYRHIYNLEGGIVRWYRSGLPVDTAPVEVGYAATPYQEVGPHEAEKLLGEALVVDVREPWEYAEGHVPGAINIPLSSLPQRLPELPKDRPILLVCNSGNRSGVAADFLVGQGFPGEKVFNLEGGTYAWMGAGLPVER